The following nucleotide sequence is from Roseofilum casamattae BLCC-M143.
CTCTCAGATATGTCAGTAGAAATAAGTAATATAGACCATTTAGGATTGGTAGCAGGCATCATTGATTCTATTGGAATGGAAGGAAAAATTAATGAAATCCTAGGTGAGCAAAGAGGGGAAAAAATCAGTGCCGGTCAAGTAGTCAAAGGGATGATCTTAAATGGACTAGGATTAGTGTCATCTCCTTTATATTTATTTAGCAAGTTCTTTCAAGGAAAAGCCATAGAGCATTTAATTGGGCCCGGA
It contains:
- a CDS encoding DUF4277 domain-containing protein, whose amino-acid sequence is MSVEISNIDHLGLVAGIIDSIGMEGKINEILGEQRGEKISAGQVVKGMILNGLGLVSSPLYLFSKFFQGKAIEHLIGPG